One genomic window of Medicago truncatula cultivar Jemalong A17 chromosome 1, MtrunA17r5.0-ANR, whole genome shotgun sequence includes the following:
- the LOC25484980 gene encoding soluble inorganic pyrophosphatase 4, with translation MSPPIETPNKVATSSPSPPPLNERIVSSLARRSVAAHPWHDLDIGTEAPKIFNCVIEIGKGNKVKYELDKKTGLIKVDRVLYSSVVYPHNYGFIPRTICEDGDPIDVLVIMQEPVVPGCFLRAKAIGLMPMIDQGEKDDKIIAVCADDPEYRHYNDIKELPPHRLAEIRRFFEDYKKNENKEVAVDDFLPSSSAYEAIEHSMTLYADYVVETLRR, from the exons ATGTCTCCACCTATTGAAACCCCAAACAAGGTTGCCACCTCCTCACCATCACCTCCACCTCTTAATGAGAGGATTGTTTCATCCTTGGCAAGGAGATCCGTTGCTGCACACCCTTGGCATGATCTTGACATAG GGACTGAAGCTCCCAAGATCTTCAACTGT GTGATTGAAATTGGGAAAGGAAACAAGGTCAAATATGAACTTGACAAAAAAACTGGACTTATTAAG GTTGACCGCGTGCTTTACTCATCAGTTGTGTATCCTCACAACTATGGGTTTATCCCCCGCACTATTTGCGAGGATGGTGACCCCATTGACGTCTTAGTTATTATGCAG GAGCCAGTTGTTCCAGGTTGCTTTCTCCGTGCCAAAGCTATTGGGCTCATGCCTATGATCGATCAG GGCGAGAAAGATGACAAGATAATTGCTGTCTGTGCTGATGATCCTGAGTATAGGCATTACAATGATATCAAGGAGCTCCCTCCACACCGATTAGCTGAAATCCGTCGTTTTTTTGAAGATT ACAAGAAGAATGAGAACAAGGAAGTTGCAGTAGACGACTTTCTTCCTTCCTCATCTGCCTATGAAGCGATAGAGCATTCCAT GACCTTGTATGCGGACTACGTTGTGGAGACCTTGAGGCGGTAG